The following proteins are encoded in a genomic region of Streptomyces gobiensis:
- a CDS encoding aminodeoxychorismate/anthranilate synthase component II encodes MSARILVVDNYDSFVFNLVQYLYQLGAECEVLRNDEVRTEHAQDGFDGVLLSPGPGTPEHAGVCVEMVRHCAATEVPVFGVCLGMQSMAVAYGGVVDRAPELLHGKTSLVTHDGTGVFAGLPSPFTATRYHSLAAEPQFVPDELEVTARTESGVIMGMRHRELLVEGVQFHPESVLTEWGHRMLANWLVECGDSGAVERSEGLAPVVGT; translated from the coding sequence ATGAGCGCACGGATTCTCGTTGTCGACAACTACGACAGTTTTGTTTTCAATCTCGTTCAGTACCTCTACCAGCTGGGCGCGGAGTGCGAGGTGCTGCGCAACGATGAGGTGCGGACCGAGCACGCGCAGGACGGTTTCGACGGGGTGCTGCTGTCCCCTGGGCCGGGCACGCCCGAGCACGCCGGGGTCTGCGTCGAGATGGTGCGGCACTGTGCGGCCACCGAGGTGCCGGTCTTCGGTGTGTGTCTGGGTATGCAGTCGATGGCGGTCGCCTACGGCGGTGTTGTGGACCGGGCGCCCGAGCTGCTGCACGGCAAGACCTCGTTGGTGACGCACGACGGTACCGGTGTCTTCGCGGGGTTGCCTTCGCCGTTTACGGCGACTCGCTACCATTCGCTGGCGGCCGAGCCGCAGTTCGTTCCGGATGAGCTGGAGGTCACCGCGCGCACCGAATCAGGCGTGATCATGGGGATGCGGCACCGGGAACTCCTGGTCGAAGGCGTGCAGTTCCACCCTGAGTCGGTGCTCACCGAGTGGGGTCACCGGATGCTCGCCAACTGGCTGGTGGAGTGCGGCGACAGCGGTGCCGTGGAGCGTTCCGAGGGGCTTGCCCCGGTGGTCGGGACGTGA
- a CDS encoding peptidoglycan D,D-transpeptidase FtsI family protein translates to MNKPLRRVAIFCGVLIMALLVRVNWVQFVQADEIKNHDKNRRVAIDRYSHPRGNIIVEGKPITGSTETTGSDFKYKRTYKNGKMWAPVTGRASQAFGGTQLEEIHDSILTGNDDRLFFNRTIDMLTGKPKEGGNVVTTLNARAQEAAFKGLGTKKGAVAAIDPQTGAILALASTPSYDPSLIAGNSKDDEKNWVALGKEKNADEPMLNRALRQTYAPGSTFKVVTAAAGLESGRYDIDKSTGIASPFQLPQSTHELGNEGNDARCDKATLRVAMQWSCNATFAAISNDLGNEEMIKQAEKFGFNKEVFTPTRAVASIYPEDNAPQNAQAGIGQASNRATPLQMAMVTAAVANDGKLMKPYMVDSLEGPRSVVEQTEPEEMGQAVSAPNAKKLQDMMETVVNEGTGSNAQLPGVTVGGKTGTAQRGEENKDNPYAWFISYAKTESGSPVAVAVVVEDSNAKRNEISGGGLAAPIAVDVMKAVLDSKR, encoded by the coding sequence ATGAACAAGCCCCTGCGCAGGGTCGCCATCTTCTGCGGCGTGCTGATCATGGCCCTGCTGGTCCGGGTCAACTGGGTCCAGTTCGTCCAGGCCGACGAGATCAAGAACCACGACAAAAACCGCCGGGTCGCCATCGACCGCTACTCCCACCCACGCGGCAACATCATCGTCGAGGGCAAGCCCATCACCGGCTCCACCGAGACCACCGGCAGCGACTTCAAGTACAAGCGCACCTACAAGAACGGCAAAATGTGGGCCCCGGTCACCGGCCGCGCCTCGCAGGCCTTCGGCGGCACCCAGCTGGAAGAGATTCACGACTCGATACTCACCGGCAACGACGACCGGCTGTTCTTCAACCGCACCATCGACATGCTCACCGGCAAGCCGAAGGAAGGCGGCAATGTCGTCACGACGCTGAACGCCCGGGCCCAGGAGGCCGCCTTCAAGGGGCTGGGCACCAAGAAGGGCGCGGTCGCCGCGATCGACCCGCAGACCGGCGCCATCCTCGCCCTGGCCAGCACCCCCTCGTACGACCCCTCCCTCATCGCCGGCAACTCCAAGGACGACGAGAAGAACTGGGTCGCCCTCGGCAAGGAGAAGAACGCCGACGAGCCGATGCTCAACCGGGCACTGCGCCAGACCTACGCCCCCGGCTCCACCTTCAAGGTGGTCACCGCCGCCGCGGGGCTGGAGAGCGGCAGGTACGACATCGACAAGAGCACCGGCATCGCCAGCCCGTTCCAGCTGCCGCAGTCCACCCATGAGCTGGGCAACGAAGGCAACGACGCGAGGTGCGACAAGGCCACGCTCCGCGTCGCCATGCAGTGGTCCTGCAACGCCACCTTCGCCGCCATCAGCAACGACCTCGGCAATGAAGAAATGATCAAGCAGGCCGAGAAGTTCGGCTTCAACAAAGAGGTCTTCACCCCCACCCGGGCCGTCGCGAGTATCTATCCCGAGGACAACGCCCCGCAGAACGCCCAGGCCGGTATCGGCCAGGCCTCCAACCGGGCCACCCCCCTCCAGATGGCCATGGTCACCGCCGCCGTCGCCAACGACGGCAAGCTGATGAAGCCGTACATGGTCGACAGCCTGGAAGGCCCGCGCAGCGTCGTCGAGCAGACCGAGCCCGAGGAAATGGGCCAGGCCGTCTCCGCCCCCAACGCCAAGAAGCTCCAGGACATGATGGAGACGGTCGTCAACGAGGGCACCGGCAGCAACGCACAGCTCCCCGGGGTCACCGTGGGCGGCAAGACCGGTACCGCACAGCGCGGCGAGGAGAACAAGGACAACCCGTACGCGTGGTTCATCTCCTACGCCAAAACCGAAAGCGGCTCCCCGGTCGCCGTGGCCGTGGTCGTCGAGGACAGCAATGCCAAGCGCAACGAGATCTCCGGTGGCGGCCTCGCCGCCCCGATCGCCGTGGACGTGATGAAGGCCGTCCTGGACAGCAAGCGATGA
- the pknB gene encoding Stk1 family PASTA domain-containing Ser/Thr kinase encodes MDEPRRLGGRYELGQVLGRGGMAEVYLAHDTRLGRTVAVKTLRVDLARDPSFQARFRREAQSAASLNHPAIVAVYDTGEDYVDGISIPYIVMEYVDGSTLRELLHSGRKLLPERALEMCVGVLQALEYSHRNGIVHRDIKPANVMLTRTGQVKVMDFGIARAMGDSGMTMTQTAAVIGTAQYLSPEQAKGEQVDARSDLYSTGCLLYELLAVRPPFVGDSPVAVAYQHVREEPQPPSTFDPEITPEKDAIVLKALAKDRDYRYQSADEMRADIEASLDGQPVGAAAMAAVGYADDQPTQALHPQGAGQTSMLPPMRDDDGGYGYDEPRGHSRRQQKKSHTSTILLVLAAILVLIGAIFIGKAVFGGSPPDDLTVPNLVGEPFKKAEAEAENAGFTVVKGGSKHCEQKKKTVCETDPKAGTQAKRDDTITLIMSKGPAPIEVPDVEGKSFDSAKSELEGAGFNVKKKSVTSSTEPEGTVTNQDPRGGSKAQRKSTVTLSVVETVTRRVPSVLGKDFNEAKQQLVALGFTVARIDKEDDSRADNAVISQDPAANSQAAKNSQVTLTVATTPEKETVTVPDVTGKKLDKALKELEGAGLQVQVQGSDDGDARVIKTDPNGGTEVEKDSTVTVFTFDEGNGNNGGQDSGGGEDIGGFIRGSNGGWNPDED; translated from the coding sequence ATGGACGAGCCGCGTCGCCTAGGCGGCCGGTACGAGCTGGGCCAGGTGCTCGGCCGCGGCGGTATGGCCGAGGTGTACCTCGCCCATGACACCCGCCTGGGCCGCACCGTCGCCGTGAAGACGCTTCGGGTGGACCTCGCCCGCGACCCGTCTTTCCAGGCCCGGTTCCGCCGTGAGGCCCAGTCGGCCGCCTCGCTCAACCATCCGGCGATCGTCGCCGTCTACGACACCGGCGAGGACTACGTCGACGGGATCTCCATCCCGTACATCGTCATGGAGTACGTGGACGGCTCCACGCTGCGTGAGCTGCTTCACTCCGGCCGCAAGCTGCTGCCCGAGCGCGCCCTGGAAATGTGCGTCGGCGTCCTCCAGGCCCTGGAGTACTCACACCGCAACGGCATCGTCCACCGCGACATCAAGCCCGCGAACGTCATGCTGACGCGCACCGGCCAGGTCAAGGTGATGGACTTCGGCATCGCCCGCGCCATGGGCGACTCCGGCATGACCATGACGCAGACCGCCGCCGTCATCGGCACCGCCCAGTACCTCTCCCCGGAGCAGGCCAAGGGCGAGCAGGTCGACGCCCGCTCCGACCTCTACTCCACCGGCTGTCTCCTCTACGAGCTGCTGGCGGTCCGGCCGCCCTTCGTAGGGGATTCGCCGGTCGCGGTCGCCTACCAGCACGTACGGGAAGAACCGCAGCCTCCGAGCACCTTCGACCCCGAGATCACGCCCGAGAAGGACGCGATAGTCCTGAAGGCGCTCGCCAAGGACCGGGACTACCGCTACCAGTCCGCTGACGAGATGCGCGCCGATATCGAGGCCTCCCTGGACGGCCAGCCGGTCGGCGCCGCCGCCATGGCCGCGGTCGGCTACGCCGACGACCAGCCCACCCAGGCCCTGCACCCGCAGGGCGCCGGGCAGACCTCCATGCTGCCGCCGATGCGCGACGACGACGGCGGTTACGGCTACGACGAGCCCCGCGGCCACAGTCGCCGCCAGCAGAAGAAGAGCCACACCTCCACGATCCTGCTTGTCCTCGCGGCCATCCTGGTCCTGATCGGTGCGATCTTCATCGGCAAGGCCGTCTTCGGCGGCTCGCCCCCGGACGACCTGACGGTGCCCAACCTCGTGGGGGAGCCCTTCAAGAAGGCCGAAGCCGAGGCCGAGAACGCCGGGTTCACGGTCGTCAAGGGTGGCAGCAAGCACTGTGAGCAAAAGAAGAAAACGGTCTGCGAGACCGACCCGAAGGCTGGCACCCAGGCCAAACGGGACGACACCATCACCCTGATCATGTCCAAGGGCCCGGCACCGATCGAGGTTCCCGATGTCGAGGGGAAGTCCTTCGACAGCGCCAAGTCCGAGCTGGAGGGAGCCGGGTTCAACGTCAAGAAGAAGTCCGTCACCTCCTCCACCGAGCCGGAAGGCACGGTCACCAACCAGGATCCAAGGGGCGGCAGCAAGGCCCAGCGGAAGTCCACGGTCACCCTGTCGGTCGTCGAGACCGTCACCCGGCGGGTGCCAAGCGTCCTCGGCAAGGACTTCAACGAGGCCAAGCAGCAGCTCGTAGCGCTCGGCTTCACCGTCGCCCGGATCGACAAAGAAGACGATTCCCGGGCCGACAACGCGGTCATCTCCCAGGACCCGGCCGCCAACAGTCAGGCCGCCAAGAACTCGCAGGTCACCCTGACCGTGGCCACGACGCCCGAGAAGGAAACCGTCACGGTGCCGGACGTCACCGGCAAGAAGCTGGACAAGGCCCTTAAGGAACTGGAAGGTGCCGGTCTCCAGGTACAGGTCCAGGGGTCCGACGACGGCGACGCACGGGTGATCAAGACCGATCCCAACGGCGGCACCGAGGTCGAGAAGGACTCCACCGTCACGGTCTTCACCTTTGACGAGGGCAACGGAAACAACGGCGGCCAGGACAGCGGCGGCGGAGAAGACATCGGCGGCTTCATCCGGGGCTCCAACGGCGGCTGGAACCCCGACGAGGACTGA
- a CDS encoding FtsW/RodA/SpoVE family cell cycle protein → MSSINTGINTGSNTTVSPGGLPSRRNTELALLIFAVLIPVFAYANVGLAKDGTIPTGMISYGLGLGLLAGVTHLVVRRYAPYADPLMLPIATLLNGLGLVLIWRLDLEPALKPANAAPAQLMWSALGIALFIGVLVFLKDHRILQRYTYISMAVALVLLALPMFFPGVNGAKIWITIPGVGSLQPGEFAKIIITVFFAGYLMVKRDALALASRRFMGLYLPRGRDLGPILAIWALSLLILVFETDLGTSLLFFGMFVVMLYVATERTSWILFGLLLSAAGAVAVASVNQHVGSRVQNWLNPLALAPNGGVTETAQAMYAFGSGGLFGSGLGQGFSRLIGGIATKSDYILATVGEELGLTGLMAILILYGLLIERGIRTALAARDPFGKLLAVGLSGAFAIQVFVVAGGVTALIPLTGMTMPFLAQGGSSVIANWALVAILLRVSDTARRPAPAPAPSPDAEMTQVVKP, encoded by the coding sequence ATGAGCAGCATCAACACCGGCATCAACACGGGCAGCAACACCACCGTCTCCCCCGGCGGGCTGCCCAGCCGACGCAATACCGAGCTCGCCCTGCTCATCTTCGCCGTGCTCATTCCCGTCTTCGCCTACGCCAATGTCGGCCTGGCCAAGGACGGCACCATCCCCACCGGAATGATCAGCTACGGCCTGGGCCTGGGCCTCCTCGCGGGCGTCACCCACCTCGTCGTACGCAGGTACGCCCCCTACGCCGACCCCCTGATGCTGCCGATCGCCACCCTGCTCAACGGCCTGGGCCTGGTGCTGATCTGGCGGCTCGACCTGGAACCCGCGCTGAAGCCCGCCAACGCGGCGCCCGCCCAGCTGATGTGGTCCGCCCTGGGGATCGCGCTCTTCATCGGCGTGCTGGTCTTCCTCAAGGACCACCGCATCCTGCAGCGCTACACCTATATCTCCATGGCCGTCGCGCTGGTCCTGCTGGCCCTGCCGATGTTCTTCCCCGGGGTCAACGGCGCCAAGATCTGGATCACCATCCCCGGTGTGGGCTCCCTCCAGCCCGGCGAGTTCGCCAAGATCATTATCACCGTCTTCTTCGCCGGCTATCTGATGGTCAAGCGCGATGCCCTGGCCCTGGCCAGCCGCCGCTTCATGGGTCTGTATCTGCCGCGCGGCCGCGACCTCGGCCCGATCCTGGCCATCTGGGCGCTCAGCCTGCTGATCCTGGTCTTCGAAACCGACCTGGGTACCTCACTGCTCTTCTTCGGCATGTTCGTGGTGATGCTCTACGTCGCCACCGAGCGCACCAGCTGGATCCTCTTCGGCCTGCTGCTCTCCGCCGCAGGCGCCGTCGCCGTCGCCTCCGTCAACCAGCACGTCGGCAGCCGTGTGCAGAACTGGCTCAACCCCCTCGCGCTCGCCCCCAACGGCGGCGTCACCGAAACCGCCCAGGCCATGTACGCCTTCGGCTCCGGCGGACTCTTCGGCTCCGGACTCGGCCAGGGCTTCTCCCGCCTCATCGGCGGCATCGCCACCAAGAGCGACTACATCCTCGCCACCGTCGGCGAAGAGCTGGGCCTGACCGGTCTGATGGCCATCCTGATCCTCTACGGACTGCTCATCGAGCGCGGCATCCGTACCGCCCTCGCCGCCCGCGACCCCTTCGGCAAGCTGCTGGCCGTCGGCCTCTCCGGCGCGTTCGCCATCCAGGTCTTCGTCGTCGCGGGCGGCGTCACCGCGCTGATCCCGCTCACCGGTATGACCATGCCCTTCCTCGCACAGGGCGGCTCATCGGTGATCGCCAACTGGGCCTTGGTCGCGATCCTGCTGAGAGTCAGCGACACGGCCCGCCGCCCAGCCCCGGCCCCCGCCCCGTCCCCCGATGCCGAGATGACCCAGGTGGTTAAGCCATGA
- a CDS encoding class E sortase, producing MPVTERDQAETEERPRGPRRTRSRIAAAVSVFGELLITTGLILALFVAYSLWWTNVLADQEAKRESDKVRDSWAADEDTGPGDRDTKDGIGFLHVPAMGKGEILVKEGINPKELNQGIAGYYDKPVKSAMPWDQRGNFSLAAHRDGHGAKFHNIHKIKKGDPVVFETKNTWFIYKVYAILPQTSKFNVEVLDSVPKESGKKKAGRYITLTTCTPVFTSNYRYIVWGELERTESVDADRTPPQELAGG from the coding sequence GTGCCAGTGACCGAGCGGGACCAGGCGGAGACCGAGGAGCGCCCACGGGGTCCCCGTCGGACGCGCAGCCGAATAGCCGCCGCCGTCAGCGTCTTTGGAGAGTTGCTGATCACCACGGGGCTGATCCTGGCGCTCTTTGTCGCCTACTCCCTGTGGTGGACGAATGTCCTCGCCGACCAGGAGGCCAAGCGCGAGAGCGACAAGGTGCGGGACAGCTGGGCGGCGGACGAGGACACCGGCCCCGGCGACCGGGACACCAAGGACGGCATCGGCTTTCTGCATGTCCCGGCGATGGGCAAGGGCGAGATCCTGGTCAAGGAGGGCATCAACCCCAAGGAGCTCAACCAGGGCATCGCGGGCTACTACGACAAGCCGGTCAAGTCGGCGATGCCCTGGGACCAGCGGGGCAACTTCTCCCTGGCGGCGCACCGGGACGGGCACGGCGCGAAGTTCCACAACATTCACAAGATCAAGAAAGGTGACCCGGTCGTCTTCGAGACGAAGAACACCTGGTTCATCTACAAGGTCTACGCGATCCTGCCGCAGACCTCGAAGTTCAACGTCGAGGTACTGGACTCCGTCCCCAAGGAGTCGGGGAAGAAGAAGGCGGGCCGCTACATCACGCTGACCACCTGCACTCCGGTCTTCACCTCCAACTACCGCTACATCGTCTGGGGCGAGCTGGAGCGCACCGAGTCCGTCGACGCGGACCGTACGCCGCCGCAGGAGCTGGCAGGCGGCTGA
- a CDS encoding class E sortase produces MTALRPENGAAYDPYADPNAYEAAVGRLSDPLNDPLPGQQEQEQRYEDTYQRPYEAPYEAPYEASYGASYGASYGASYGAAYAEPQQQGYYDPYEPITGPVAEPVAEPVAEPVPGHVPEPVFDDETVALRQAEEPVPTPRPSGEGRAARRKAAARAAKKRRDSPGVIASRVIGELFITMGVLLLLFVTYQLWWTNVLADQQASGAAKSLEKEWGSGDQEREPGAFAPGKGFAIMYIPKLDVRVPIAEGIDKPTVLDRGMVGHYDEESGLKTAMPWDKQGNFGLAAHRNTHGEPFRYINKLVEGDPIIVETQSTYYTYEMTSRLPSTSPSNVDVISPVPQQSGFTKPGRYITLTTCTPEFTSKYRLIVWGKMVDERPRSKGKPDALVE; encoded by the coding sequence GTGACGGCGCTGCGCCCGGAGAACGGTGCGGCCTACGATCCATACGCTGACCCGAACGCCTACGAGGCGGCGGTCGGCCGCCTCAGCGATCCGCTGAACGATCCCCTGCCCGGGCAGCAGGAGCAGGAGCAGCGGTACGAGGATACGTATCAGCGGCCCTACGAGGCGCCGTACGAGGCGCCGTACGAGGCGTCCTACGGGGCCTCGTACGGGGCGTCATACGGGGCGTCCTACGGGGCGGCGTATGCGGAGCCGCAGCAGCAGGGGTACTACGACCCGTACGAGCCCATAACCGGACCGGTAGCCGAGCCGGTAGCTGAGCCCGTAGCCGAGCCGGTTCCCGGGCACGTTCCCGAGCCGGTCTTTGACGATGAGACCGTTGCGCTGCGGCAGGCCGAGGAGCCTGTGCCCACCCCGCGGCCGTCCGGCGAGGGGCGGGCCGCGCGGCGGAAGGCGGCGGCGCGGGCGGCGAAGAAGCGCAGGGACAGTCCTGGGGTCATCGCCAGCCGCGTCATCGGTGAGCTGTTTATAACGATGGGTGTGCTGTTGCTGCTCTTCGTCACCTATCAGCTCTGGTGGACGAATGTCCTCGCCGATCAGCAGGCGAGCGGTGCGGCCAAGAGCCTGGAGAAGGAGTGGGGGTCGGGTGACCAGGAGCGCGAGCCTGGGGCCTTCGCACCGGGCAAGGGTTTCGCGATCATGTACATCCCCAAGCTGGATGTGCGGGTCCCGATCGCTGAGGGTATCGACAAGCCCACGGTGCTGGACCGTGGCATGGTCGGGCACTACGACGAGGAGTCCGGTCTGAAGACCGCGATGCCCTGGGACAAGCAGGGGAACTTCGGGCTGGCCGCGCACCGTAACACCCATGGTGAGCCGTTCCGTTACATCAATAAGCTGGTGGAGGGCGACCCGATCATCGTGGAGACGCAGAGCACGTACTACACGTACGAGATGACGAGCCGGCTGCCCTCCACCTCGCCGTCGAACGTCGATGTGATCAGCCCGGTGCCGCAGCAGTCGGGCTTCACCAAGCCAGGCCGCTACATCACCCTGACCACCTGCACGCCGGAATTCACCTCCAAGTACCGTCTGATCGTCTGGGGGAAAATGGTCGACGAGCGCCCGCGGAGCAAGGGGAAGCCGGACGCGCTCGTTGAGTAG